One region of Parambassis ranga chromosome 12, fParRan2.1, whole genome shotgun sequence genomic DNA includes:
- the plpp1a gene encoding phospholipid phosphatase 1 isoform X2 — MFETRGIPFVLLDIACLILVGLPLAILNLLHSPFRRGFFCNDDSIKYPFKEDTISYQLLGGVMIPVTVLTMIFGECLLVYLDRLKSKSSFGSYVARVYKAIGTFLFGAAMSQSLTDIAKYSIGRLRPHFLDVCKPDWKLINCSSLAYIEDFTCTGDKTVVNEGRLSFYSGHSSFSMYCMLFLALYLQARLQAEWARLLRPTIQFFLIAASVYTGLSRVSDYKHHWSDVLTGLLQGALMALLVVFFVSDFFKPRPDSQKEAAIPHTSLQETPTNGNHFESPN; from the exons TTGGACTCCCACTTGCAATACTCAATCTTCTACATAGTCCCTTCCGACGGGGCTTTTTCTGTAATGATGATTCAATCAAGTACCCCTTTAAAGAGGACACCATATCCTATCAGTTGTTAGGAGGTGTCATGATTCCCGTCACAGTACTCACT atGATCTTTGGCGAGTGCCTTTTAGTTTACCTAGACCGCCTCAAATCAAAGTCCTCTTTTGGCAGCTATGTTGCCCGTGTTTACAAAGCCATCGGTACCTTCCTGTTCGGGGCCGCCATGAGCCAATCTCTGACGGACATCGCCAAGTATTCGATTGGCCGCCTCAGGCCGCACTTCCTGGATGTGTGCAAGCCCGACTGGAAGCTGATCAACTGCTCGTCATTGGCTTACATCGAGGACTTCACCTGCACTGGAGACAAAACGGTGGTCAACGAGGGCAG GCTATCCTTCTACTCGGGTCACTCCTCTTTCTCCATGTACTGCATGCTGTTCCTCGCC ctcTACCTTCAGGCTCGGCTCCAGGCTGAGTGGGCGCGGCTGCTGAGGCCGACCATCCAGTTTTTCCTGATCGCTGCCTCGGTGTATACGGGGCTGTCAAGGGTGTCCGATTATAAACATCACTGGAGTGATGTGCTGACTGGACTCCTGCAGGGTGCACTTATGGCTCTGTTGGTG GTCTTCTTCGTGTCAGATTTTTTCAAGCCACGTCCGGATTCCCAAAAAGAGGCAGCCATCCCGCACACGAGCCTGCAGGAGACACCGACGAATGGAAACCACTTTGAAAGTCCAAACTAA
- the mtrex gene encoding exosome RNA helicase MTR4, producing MADSFGDGLFSVFDDEQQTNTSKKIPTTAAGDSGKPVVKGTSEKNAAPSPRIKREADGDGEEVVFGKKPRIETVSANDINFAEFMPQVKVEQVETVEGCSHEVALPANDECKPLKPRVGKAAKEYPFVLDPFQREAILCIDNNQSVLVSAHTSAGKTVCAEYAIALALREKQRVIFTSPIKALSNQKYREMYEEFQDVGLMTGDVTINPTASCLVMTTEILRSMLYRGSEVMREVAWVIFDEIHYMRDTERGVVWEETIILLPDNVHYVFLSATIPNAKQFAEWICHLHKQPCHVVYTDYRPTPLQHYIFPAGGDGLHLVVDENGDFREDNFNTAMQVLRDSCDPGSSGGGKWDPKGRKGGTSGPSSVFKIVKMIMERNFQPVIIFSFSKKECEAYALQVAKLDFNRDDEKRLVEEVFNNAVDCLSDEDKKLPQVEHVLPLLRRGIGIHHGGLLPILKETIEILFSEGLLKALFATETFAMGINMPARTVLFTSARKFDGKSHRFITSGEYIQMSGRAGRRGMDDRGIVIFMVDEKMSPAVGKQLLKGSADPLNSAFHLTYNMVLNLLRVEEINPEYMLEKSFYQFQHYRSLPGVVERIKKLEEQYHAIDIPNEENVVTYFKIRQQLAKLGKEIQEFIHKPKYCLPFLQPGRLVKVKNEDVDFGWGVVVNFSKKSNVKSTTDSEPLYVVEVLLHCSKDSVKNAATEAQKPAAPGETGEMQVVPVMLHLLTSISSVRLYIPKDLKPFDNRQLMLKSIQEVQKRFPDGVPVLDPIDDMCIKDPALKKVIQKMEAFEHRMYSHPMHSDPNLESAYSLCEKKALLAADVRSAQRELKKARTILQMDELKCRKRVLRRLGFASSCDVIEMKGRVACEISSADELLLTEMVFNGLFNDLTVEQATALLSCFVFQENASEMPKLTEQLAAPLRQMQECAKRIAKVSADAKLEVDEETYLNQFKPHLMDVVFAWANGATFAQICKMTDVFEGSIIRCMRRLEEVLRQMCSAAKAIGNTELENKFAEGITKIKRDIVFAASLYL from the exons ATGGCGGACTCCTTTGGAGACGGACTGTTCAGCGTGTTTGACGATGAACAACAAACTAACACAAGCAAAAAGATACCTACCACTGCAGCTGGTGATTCGGG GAAACCGGTAGTTAAAGGTACCAGCGAAAAGAATGCTGCTCCATCTCCCCGCATTAAGAGGGAGGCAGACGGTGatggggaggaggtggtgtTTGGGAAGAAGCCTCGCATTGAAACCGTCTCAGCTAATGATATAAA ttttgCAGAGTTTATGCCCCAAGTGAAGGTGGAGCAAGTTGAAACTGTGGAAGGATGCTCACACGAG GTTGCTCTTCCTGCCAATGATGAATGCAAACCACTAAAACCACGAGTGGGGAAAGCAGCCAAG GAATACCCTTTTGTTCTTGATCCCTTCCAACGTGAGGCCATCTTATGTATTGACAATAACCAGTCTGTACTTGTGTCAGCACACACCTCTGCCGGAAAGACTGTTTGCGCTGA ATATGCCATTGCTTTGgctctcagagagaagcagagagtgATCTTCACAAGCCCCATCAAGGCCCTCTCCAATCAGAAATACAGAGAGATGTATGAAGAGTTCCAGGATGTGGGACTGATGACCGGTGATGTCACCATCAACCCCACTGCCTCCTGCCTCGTCATGACGACTGAG ATCCTAAGGAGCATGCTCTACCGGGGCTCTGAAGTCATGAGGGAGGTGGCGTGGGTCATCTTTGATGAGATCCATTACATGAGAGACACAG AGCGTGGTGTGGTGTGGGAGGAGACCATCATTCTTCTTCCCGACAACGTGCATTACGTCTTCCTGTCAGCCACTATCCCCAATGCCAAACAGTTTGCTGAGTGGATCTGCCATTTACACAAGCAG CCATGCCATGTTGTGTACACAGATTACAGACCTACTCCACTGCAACACTACATctttccagcagggggcgacgGACTCCACCTGGTGGTTGATGAGAAT gGAGACTTCAGAGAAGACAATTTTAACACAGCAATGCAGGTACTGAGAGACTCTTGCGATCCTGGGAGCAGTGGAGGTGGAAAATGGGACCCAAAAGGACGCAAAGGGGGCACTTCAG GACCATCCAGTGTGTTCAAGATAGTGAAGATGATCATGGAGAGGAACTTCCAGCCTGTTATCATCTTCAGCTTCAGCAAGAAGGAGTGTGAGGCTTATGCTCTGCAGGTGGCCAAACTGGACTTTAACAGgg ATGATGAGAAACGTCTGGTGGAGGAAGTGTTCAACAATGCAGTGGACTGCCTCTCCGATGAAGACAAGAAACTGCCCCAG GTTGAGCATGTGCTGCCACTGCTAAGGAGGGGAATAGGAATCCATCATGGAGGCCTGCTGCCCATCCTGAAAGAAACCATAGAGATCCTTTTCTCTGAAGGACTGCTCAAG GCCCTGTTTGCCACGGAAACCTTCGCCATGGGCATCAACATGCCAGCTCGAACTGTACTCTTCACCAGTGCACGCAAGTTTGATGGCAAGAGCCACCGCTTT ATTACATCAGGTGAGTACATCCAGATGTCAGGGCGCGCTGGGAGAAGAGGAATGGACGACAGGGGAATTGTTATTTTTATGGTGGACGAGAAGATGAGTCCAGCTGTGGGCAAACAGCTACTGAAG GGCTCAGCAGACCCTTTGAACAGCGCCTTCCATCTGACCTACAATATGGTGCTCAATCTGCTCCGTGTTGAGGAGATCAACCCAGAGTACATGCTGGAGAAGTCTTTCTACCAGTTCCAGCACTACAGATCCTTACCTGGAGTAGTGGAGA GAATAAAGAAGTTGGAGGAGCAGTATCATGCCATTGACATACCCAACGAAGAGAACGTTGTCACTTACTTCAAAATCAGGCAGCAGCTGGCCAAACTGGGCAAAGAGATCCAAGAGTTCATCCACAAGCCCAAATACTGTTTGCCTTTCTTGCAGCCTGGGCGGCTGGTCAAG GTAAAAAATGAAGACGTGGACTTCGGCTGGGGTGTCGTTGTAAACTTTTCCAAGAAGTCTAATGTAAAG TCCACCACAGACTCGGAgccattgtatgtggtggaggTTTTGCTTCACTGCAGTAAGGACAGCGTGAAGAATGCTGCAACTGAGGCGCAAAAACCTGCTGCTCCAGGAGAGACTGGAGAGATGCAG GTGGTTCCAGTGATGCTCCATCTCCTCACTTCTATCAGCTCTGTTCGTCTTTACATCCCCAAAGATCTGAAGCCCTTTGACAACAGACAGCTCATGCTCAAATCCATACAG GAGGTGCAGAAACGTTTCCCAGATGGCGTTCCTGTGCTTGACCCCATAGATGACATGTGCATCAAAGACCCTGCTCTGAAGAAGGTTATACAGAAGATGGAGGCCTTTGAGCACCGCATGTACTCCCACCCCATGCACAGCGATCCAAACTTAGAGTCTGCCTATTCTCTCTGTGAGAAAAAAGCCCTG cttgCAGCAGATGTCCGATCAGCCCAGCGAGAGCTGAAGAAAGCTCGGACCATCTTGCAGATGGACGAGCTAAAATGCAGGAAGAGAGTCCTGAGAAGACTCGGCTTTGCCAGCTCCTGTGATGTCATTGAGATGAAAGGGCGGGTCGCCTGTGAAATTAGCAG TGCTGACGAGCTCCTGCTGACAGAAATGGTGTTCAACGGTCTCTTCAACGACCTGACGGTCGAACAAGCCACCGCCCTGCTGTCCTGCTTCGTCTTCCAGGAGAAT GCCAGTGAGATGCCAAAACTGACAGAACAACTAGCTGCACCACTGAGACAAATGCAG GAGTGTGCGAAGCGCATCGCCAAGGTTTCAGCAGACGCCAAGCTGGAGGTGGACGAGGAGACGTATCTGAACCAGTTCAAACCCCACCTAATGGACGTGGTCTTCGCCTGGGCCAATGGCGCAACATTCGCACAAATCTGCAAGATGACCGATGTCTTTGAAG GGAGCATCATCCGCTGCATGCGGCGTCTGGAGGAGGTGCTGCGACAGATGTGCTCTGCAGCCAAAGCCATCGGCAACACTGAGCTGGAGAACAAGTTTGCGGAAG GAATAACAAAGATCAAGAGGGACATCGTCTTCGCCGCTAGCCTTTACTTGTAG
- the dhx29 gene encoding ATP-dependent RNA helicase DHX29 produces the protein MGGKKKKSAPQAAAPGAAAASAAGRNGAPAAGDSVAEEAKKQACSNKPGKPAKDSKSKAPKTYSLANTAQVDTGGISDKSILKVTIQADLEKKIIKLINDFRQENGDKGPISGRLTSKKLLDLYTALQKFNFKREHIEEAMKSSVLYGGDLHSALDWLCLNLKDEELPDGFSQQMQEEIQKSRPRFQPPAQQKPAAQSPRVPNTTSKETTKSSEKDEAATVKDWILRYAEQSSDEEDEEEEEEEKGGKKKHNPELEEKFDPNDRYLILTAQLYDAKDMAATAKTKGDKSGQRMAQDRIRVIQQEMKQLELHPMFNPAIRVVDAPQKEKKALPVSEDKEDLGFNLFEQAEKAPPPEKVVKKNEPKDIRNFDYTARSWTGKSPKQFLIDWVRKNLPKSPPPAFHKVAAGRYWRCKVRVQRVDDILEVCPTILTEDSMQAQHLGATLALYNLVKGQSVHQLLPPTYRDVWLEWRDSEQQQQEESRTAANKPRDQFISRLLTRLKQQQNQSQGSGTQGQISRAADEEPEESWENLAGLDFGDRGEEVEDKSEKSGGRRQGAALEAARELLKKLKVTPLAQKLQAEREQLPVFQHRHRVLEALQRHPVVVVAGETGSGKSTQIPQFLLEELLTGGQMAQPCNIVVTQPRRISAMSLACRVTQELGCEDGPGSKSSLCGYQIRMENQSGDWTRLLYCTTGVLLRKLQHDRHLSSLTHIIVDEVHERSVQSDFLLTILKDVVMRRSDLQLILMSATVDCDKFSNYFNRCPVITIPGRTFPVEVYHLEDIVEQTGYILEKDSEYCQKILEEEEEVSVSVTQKGGKTLQHQEVIIRDSSSGWDLGPELDHFSSRTRQALQYMNPNKINMDLLVDLMDYLDKSPQFADVDGAVLVFLPGLAHIQQLYDLLSSDKRFRDKNRYRIVALHSTLSSKDQAAAFTVPPAGVRKIVLSTNIAETGVTIPDIVFVIDTGKTKENKYHESSQMSSLVETFVSKASALQRQGRAGRVRNGFCFRLYPKYRFDAFMDYSIPEILRVPLEELCLHIMKCQYGSPEDFLSRALDAPQPQSVSNAVNLLRKIGACHPDNHVLTALGHHLASLPVNVKIGKMLIYGAILGCLEPIATIAAAIAEKSPFFTPINRKEEANLAKAALALANSDHLTIYNAYMGWKNSQTDGPRAEISYCRKHFLNRTALITIEDVKQELMKMMEQAGFWSSRSSSSSRLKQQQTTSLPKQQMSILNAALTAGLYDSVARVLCTPSVDVLERVACTVETPQGKAQVHPSSVNRNLQTHGWLLYQEKVKYTKIYLRDTTLVSPFPMLLFGGEIDIQHRERLITLDGWIHFQAPVRIGVIFKHLRKLMDSLLEKKLENPKMTVEGESTIQVILDLIKSEHGM, from the exons ATGGgcggaaagaagaagaagtcggCCCCCCAAGCGGCAGCTCCGGGGGCCGCGGCAGCATCGGCAGCGGGCAGGAACGGTGCTCCTGCAGCGGGGGACAGCGTGGCGGAGGAGGCGAAGAAGCAGGCATGCAGTAACAAGCCGGGCAAACCAGCCAAAGACAGCAAGTCGAAAG CTCCCAAGACCTACAGCTTAGCCAACACCGCCCAGGTGGACACTGGTGGCATCTCAGACAAGTCGATTCTGAAA GTTACCATCCAAGCTGACCTGGAGAAGAAGATCATCAAGCTAATAAATGACTTCAGACAGGAGAATGGGGACAAGGGGCCCATATCAGGCAGACTTACAAGCAAGAAGCTGCTG GATTTGTACACAGCTCTGCAGAAGTTCAACTTTAAAAGAGAACACATCGAGGAGGCGATGAAGAGCAGCGTGCTGTATGGAGGAGATCTCCACTCTGCTCTCGACTGGCTCTGCCTCAATCTTAAAGATG AGGAGCTGCCTGATGGTTTTAGCCAGCAGATGCAAGAGGAGATTCAGAAGAGCCGGCCCAGATTCCAGCCTCCTGCCCAGCAGAAACCTGCAGCTCAGAGCCCCAGAGTTCCCAACACCACCAGCAAAGAGACCACTAAG tCCAGCGAGAAGGATGAAGCTGCAACCGTGAAGGACTGGATCTTAAGGTATGCAGAGCAAAGCAGCGACgaagaggacgaagaggaggaggaggaggagaaaggagggaaGAAGAAACACAATCCTGAACTGGAGGAAAAGTTTGATCCA AATGACAGATATTTGATCCTTACTGCTCAACTGTATGATGCTAAAGACATGGCCGCTACTGCCAAGACCAAAGGAGACAAGTCTGGTCAGAGGATGGCACAGGACAGGATACGTGTCATACAgcaag AAATGAAGCAGCTGGAGTTGCACCCGATGTTCAATCCAGCCATAAGAGTGGTAGATGCTcctcagaaagaaaagaaagctcTTCCTGTCAGTGAGGACAAAGAGGACCTTGGTTTCAATTTATTTGAACAAGCTGAGAAGGCCCCTCCTCCCGAGAAAG TGGTGAAAAAGAATGAGCCAAAAGACATACGCAACTTTGACTATACAGCCCGCAGCTGGACTGGAAAGTCTCCCAAACAGTTCCTCATCGACTGGGTCCGTAAGAACCTGCCCAAAAGTCCACCACCGGCTTTCCACAAGGTTGCTGCTGGTAGATATTGGAGGTGCAA GGTGCGTGTCCAGAGGGTCGATGACATCCTGGAAGTTTGTCCCACCATCCTGACAGAGGACAGTATGCAGGCTCAGCATCTGGGGGCCACACTGGCTCTCTACAATCTGGTTAAAGGACAGTCGGTGCACCAGCTTCTTCCTCCAACCTACCGGGATGTGTGGCTGGAGTGGAGAgacagtgagcagcagcagcaagaggaGAGCCGCACTGCTGCCAACAAACCTCGAGACCAGTTCATCTCTCGCCTCCTGACGAgactcaaacagcagcagaaccagAGTCAGGGGTCTGGAACTCAAGGACAGATAAGCAGGGCTGCTGATGAGGAGCCCGAAGAGTCGTGGGAGAATCTGGCTGGTCTTGATTTtggggacagaggagaggaagtggaAGACAAGAGTGAGAAAAGTGGTGGGAGGAGGCAAGGGGCAGCCCTTGAGGCGGCTAGAGAGCTCTTAAAGAAGCTAAAGGTGACACCACTTGCCCAGAAACTGCAG GCAGAGCGAGAGCAGCTTCCTGTCTTTCAACACCGACACCGTGTCTTGGAGGCCCTGCAGCGCCAccctgtggtggtggtggccgGTGAGACAGGTAGTGGCAAGAGTACTCAGATCCCTCAGttcctgctggaggagctgtTGACTGGAGGACAGATGGCACAGCCCTGCAACATCGTGGTGACGCAGCCCCGCAGGATATCTGCCATGAGCCTGGCCTGCAGAGTCACTCAGGAACTGGGTTGCGAGGACGGACCAGGATCCAAA TCGTCATTGTGTGGATACCAGATCCGAATGGAGAATCAGTCAGGGGACTGGACTCGTCTGCTTTACTGCACGACTGGAGTTCTACTCAGGAAACTTCAGCATGACCGTCACCTCAGCTCCCTGACCCACATCATCGTAGACGAG GTCCATGAGCGCAGCGTCCAGTCAGACTTCCTGCTGACCATCCTGAAAGATGTTGTCATGAGGAGatcagacctgcagctgatcctcATGAGCGCCACAGTGGACTGTGACAAGTTCTCCAACTACTTTAACCGCTGCCCAGTGATTACCATTCCTGGCAGGACTTTCCCAGTGGAG GTGTATCATTTAGAGGACATAGTTGAGCAGACGGGATACATCCTGGAAAAGGACTCGGAGTACTGCCAGAAAATtcttgaagaggaggaggaagtgtctgtgtctgtcacgCAAAAAGGTGGCAAGACGTTGCAGCACCAG GAGGTGATAATAAGAGACTCCTCCTCTGGCTGGGACCTGGGTCCTGAACTCGACCACTTCAGCAGCAGGACTCGGCAGGCACTGCAGTACATGAACCCCAATAAGATCAATATGGACTTGCTGGTTGACCTCATGGACTACTTGG ATAAATCCCCACAGTTTGCAGATGTGGATGGAGCTGTTCTGGTCTTCCTCCCGGGTCTGGCTCACATCCAGCAGCTTTATGACTTGCTCTCCTCAGACAAGAGGTTCCGGGACAAAAACAG GTACAGGATAGTTGCTCTCCACTCTACTCTCTCATCTAAGGACCAGGCTGCAGCCTTCACAGTGCCCCCTGCTGGGGTCAGAAAG ATTGTGTTGTCAACAAACATTGCTGAGACAGGTGTGACTATTCCTGATATTGTGTTTGTCATCGACACagggaagacaaaagaaaacaa GTACCATGAGAGCAGCCAGATGAGTTCCCTTGTAGAGACATTTGTTTCCAAAGCCAGCGCCCTCCAGAGGCAGGGGAGAGCAGGACGAGTCCGTAATGGCTTCTGCTTTAGACTTTACCCAAAATACAG GTTTGATGCCTTCATGGATTACTCCATTCCTGAGATCCTGCGGGTGCCACTTGAGGAGCTCTGCCTGCACATTATG AAATGTCAGTACGGCTCCCCAGAGGACTTTCTGAGCAGGGCCCTGGACGCTCCTCAGCCCCAGTCAGTCAGTAATGCTGTCAATCTGCTGAGGAAGATTGGTGCTTGTCACCCCGACAACCACGTCCTCACTGCTTTGGGACACCACCTGGCGAGTCTCCCGGTCAACGTGAAGATTGGCAAGATGCTCATCTATGGAGCCATACTTGGCTGTCTGGAGCCGATA GCGACCATCGCAGCAGCCATCGCAGAAAAGTCTCCTTTCTTCACGCCAATTAATAGAAAGGAGGAAGCTAACCTGGCAAAAGCTGCACTGGCATTGGCCAACTCTGATCACCTGACGATCTACAATGCATACATGGG ATGGAAGAACTCACAGACTGACGGGCCGAGAGCAGAAATATCATACTGCAGGAAACACTTCCTCAATCGCACAGCTCTCATTACCATAGAG GATGTGAAGCAGgagctgatgaagatgatggagcAGGCAGGTTTCTGGTCATCTcgctcctcctcgtcttctcgcctgaagcagcagcagacgaCCTCGCTGCCCAAGCAGCAGATGTCCATCCTGAACGCTGCACTGACAGCGGGCCTCTATGACAGTGTGGCCCGGGTTCTGTGCACCCCCTCTGTGGACGTGCTAGAGCGGGTGGCCTGCACGGTGGAGACGCCTCAAGGAAAGGCTCAGGTCCACCCCTCGTCTGTGAACCGCAACCTGCAGACACACGGCTGGCTGCTGTACCAGGAGAAG GTGAAATACACTAAGATCTACCTGCGAGACACCACTCTGGTATCTCCTTTCCCCATGCTGCTGTTTGGAGGTGAGATCGACATCCAGCACAGAGAGAGGCTTATCACTCTGGACGGATGGatccacttccag GCTCCTGTACGGATTGGCGTCATCTTCAAACATCTGAGGAAGCTGATGGACTCTTTGCTTGAAAAGAAGCTGGAGAATCCCAAGATGACTGTAGAAG GGGAAAGCACCATCCAGGTGATTCTGGACCTAATCAAATCCGAGCACGGCATGTAA
- the pstpip2 gene encoding proline-serine-threonine phosphatase-interacting protein 2, whose translation MKNLHFKDFFWNSELTSTGGYDAIIQYLNDGKRTCKELEDFMKARASVEEKYAKDLLGLSKKVCGHNEMNTLKRSLDVFKLQTENVSLSHLQLAQSLREEAKKLEEFREKQKEARKKIEQQMDALHKQKSSQFKKTMDSKKTYEQKCRDKEEADQNVNRNANTNNPKHMEKLNSKAQQAKQNAEDADRLYQQNVSTLGKIRDDWLKEHVKACSIFENQSTERINFLRNAVWTHLNQLSQQCVTCDELYEEVRKSLEQCDIQDDIEHFVNLRRTGEKPPAPVAYENFYSGQRSPTGAPPNRLPPPVVRRPLPEPTHTRDDAVYSMVQDAGYSVIQY comes from the exons ATGAAAAACCTCCATTTTAAAGACTTCTTCtgg AACTCTGAGCTGACCAGCACAGGCGGCTACGACGCCATCATCCAGTACCTCAATGATGGCAAGAGGACGTGCAAAGAGCTGGAGGATTTCATGAAAGCCAG GGCGTCAGTTGAAGAAAAGTACGCCAAAGATCTTCTTGGTTTGTCCAAGAAGGTGTGTGGCCACAATGAGATGAA CACATTAAAAAGATCCTTGGATGTGTTCAAACTGC AGACTGAAAACGTGAGTCTGTCGCACCTACAGCTGGCTCAGAGTCTGAGGGAAGAGGCCAAGAAACTGGAGGAGTTTAGAGAAAAGCAAAAAGAAGCGAGGAAAAAG ATCGAACAACAGATGGACGCGCTGCACAAACAGAAGTCTTCACAGTTCAAGAAGACCATGGAT TCAAAGAAGACGTACGAACAGAAGTGTCGAGACAAAGAAGAAGCAGACCAGAACGTGAACCGAAACGCCAACACCAACAACCCCAAGCACATGGAGAAG cTCAACTCAAAGGCACAGCAGGCAAAACAGAACGCAGAAGATGCAG ACAGGTTATATCAGCAGAATGTGAGCACACTGGGAAAGATTAGAGACGACTGGCTAAAGGAACACGTCAAGGCTTGCAGT ATCTTTGAAAATCAGTCAACAGAGAGGATCAACTTCTTGAGAAACGCAGTGTGGACTCACCTCAACCAGCTCTCCCAGCAGTGCGTTACCTGTGACGAG CTGTATGAGGAAGTGAGGAAGTCCCTGGAACAGTGTGACATCCAGGACGATATCGAACACTTTGTGAACCTCAGACGCACTGGTGAGAAACCGCCAG CTCCTGTTGCATATGAGAACTTCTACAGCGGTCAGAGGTCACCGACTGGAGCTCCACCCAACCGATTGCCTCCACCTGTAGTAAG GAGGCCATTACCTGAGCCAACACACACCAGGG ATGACGCAGTCTACTCGATGGTGCAGGATGCAGGCTACAGCGTCATTCAGTACTAA
- the LOC114443483 gene encoding Golgi phosphoprotein 3-like: MTSLTQRNSGLVQRRTEAIRSAAADKEKESGEEEDEARRGEEDDDDKGDSKETRLTLMEEVLLLGLKDREGYTSFWNDCISSGLRGCMLVELALRGRLHLEACGVRRKSLLARKVICKSDAPTGDVLLDEALKHIKETQPPETVQSWIELLSGETWNPLKLHYQLRNVRERLAKNLVEKGVLTTEKQNFLLFDMTTHPLTNSTIKQRLIKKVQDSVLEKWVNDPHRMDKRVLALILLAHSSDVLENAFAPLQDDQYDLGMKRVHTLLELEPEKESAKPNVNELMWAVVAAFTK, translated from the exons ATGACTTCTCTCACGCAGAGAAACTCGGGCCTCGTCCAGCGGAGGACCGAGGCCATTCGCAGTGCCGCCGCCGACAAGGAGAAGGAGTCcggcgaggaggaggacgaggcgCGTCGCGGGGAGGAGGACGATGACGACAAGGGGGACTCGAAGGAGACTAGGCTCACCCTCATGGAGGAAGTGTTGCTCTTGGGCCTCAAGGATCGAGAG GGCTACACGTCGTTCTGGAACGACTGCATTTCTTCCGGTCTTCGCGGGTGTATGTTGGTGGAGCTAGCCCTCAGAGGGAGGCTACATCTGGAGGCCTGCGGGGTGAGGAGGAAAAGTCTGCTCGCAAGGAAG GTGATCTGCAAGTCAGATGCTCCGACAGGAGATGTGCTTCTGGATGAGGCCTTGAAGCACATTAAAGAAACACAGCCTCCAGAGACAGTTCAGAGCTGGATAGAGCTGCTGAGTG GAGAAACCTGGAATCCCCTGAAGCTGCATTACCAGCTGAGAAACGTCAGAGAGCGCCTTGCAAAAAACCTGGTAGAGAAAGGTGTGCTCACTACAGAGAAACAGAACTTCCTGCTGTTTGACATGACCACACATCCGCTCACCAACAGTACGATTAAACAG CGCCTTATCAAGAAGGTCCAGGATTCCGTTTTGGAGAAGTGGGTCAACGATCCCCACCGCATGGACAAAAGAGTCCTGGCCCTGATTCTCCTGGCTCACTCCTCTGACGTCCTTGAGAATGCCTTTGCCCCACTCCAAGATGACCAGTACGACCTGGGCATGAAGAGAGTCCACACCTTGCTCGAGCTGGAGCCCGAGAAGGAGAGCGCAAAGCCCAACGTCAATGAACTAATGTGGGCCGTGGTGGCTGCGTTtactaaatga